One part of the Paenibacillus silvisoli genome encodes these proteins:
- a CDS encoding transglycosylase domain-containing protein, with translation MVTGASKYRRFDRIVICLILGLLCCLLLIGASELTIQRGINKLEATASTVITDYAGHPISSLSAPGAGNRREGTLSDMPPLLLKAFIVTEDKRFYSHNGIDPIGIARALVADLREAKLSEGGSTITQQLARTVFLSNDKSVLRKISEMFIALSLERKFSKNELLAFYLNHLYFGRQQIGVRAAAERYFGIKDLRQLELWQIATLAGIPKGPSIYNPVDDDKRSKERRQVVLKLMHEQGYINGQQMKAAMAVDYTPPEPEGGGSSRFASYVDYVIQEAADITGHSKAELQSGGYTIETGLNAAYQKAAETAFSNRSNFPPDGKQQEAQGAVVILDQATSEIRAMVGGRHSKRGELNRALQNRQPGSVFKPIIVYGPALQSGRYSPQTMLTDKKQSYAGYSPANLSGSYAGEVSMAQAVQRSINAPAVWLLNRIGVDYARQFAAKLGVRLSEEDAHLAIGLGGLHEGVSPLQIAQAYNVFANHGRYNEAHAIRSIKDRKGRIIYASKPANREAMSAQAASQMTDMLTGVVEHGTGRNAKLGRPVAGKTGTTQTGIKGAPAQASRDIWFAGYTGQLTAAVWIGFDRTSKTDYMIGNSSIAARMFAAIMKQIT, from the coding sequence ATGGTTACGGGGGCGAGCAAGTATAGACGATTCGATCGAATTGTGATATGCCTTATTCTGGGCCTTCTTTGCTGCTTATTGCTTATAGGCGCAAGCGAGCTCACGATTCAACGCGGCATAAACAAACTGGAAGCTACGGCTTCTACGGTCATTACCGATTACGCCGGCCACCCAATCTCGAGCTTGTCTGCTCCAGGCGCCGGCAACAGACGAGAAGGCACGCTTAGCGACATGCCGCCTTTGCTGCTGAAGGCCTTCATCGTTACGGAAGATAAACGATTTTACAGCCATAACGGCATTGATCCGATTGGGATCGCCAGAGCGCTGGTCGCCGATCTCCGCGAGGCGAAGCTTAGCGAAGGCGGAAGCACGATCACGCAGCAGCTCGCCAGAACCGTATTTCTGTCCAACGACAAGAGCGTGCTTCGGAAGATCAGCGAAATGTTTATCGCCTTATCCTTAGAACGGAAGTTTTCGAAAAACGAGCTGCTCGCGTTCTATTTGAATCATCTGTATTTCGGAAGGCAGCAAATTGGCGTTCGCGCGGCGGCGGAGCGGTATTTCGGCATCAAAGACCTCCGGCAATTGGAGCTATGGCAAATCGCCACGTTAGCCGGCATCCCGAAGGGGCCCTCGATCTACAATCCTGTCGATGATGACAAAAGGAGCAAGGAACGAAGGCAGGTTGTTCTCAAGCTCATGCACGAGCAAGGCTATATCAACGGTCAGCAAATGAAAGCCGCGATGGCCGTCGACTACACGCCGCCTGAACCGGAAGGCGGCGGCAGTTCCCGTTTCGCCTCGTATGTCGATTACGTCATTCAAGAAGCGGCGGACATAACAGGCCACTCCAAGGCGGAGCTGCAGTCTGGCGGATATACGATCGAGACAGGATTGAATGCGGCTTACCAGAAGGCGGCCGAGACCGCGTTCTCTAACCGCTCGAATTTCCCGCCTGACGGCAAGCAGCAGGAAGCTCAAGGCGCGGTCGTCATTCTGGATCAAGCGACTTCGGAAATTCGGGCGATGGTAGGCGGCAGACACAGCAAAAGAGGCGAGTTGAACCGCGCTCTGCAGAATCGGCAGCCGGGCTCGGTGTTTAAGCCGATTATCGTCTACGGCCCGGCGCTGCAGTCCGGCCGTTATTCGCCGCAAACGATGCTGACGGACAAGAAGCAATCCTATGCCGGCTATTCGCCGGCCAACTTAAGCGGCAGCTATGCCGGAGAAGTGTCGATGGCACAGGCGGTTCAGCGCTCTATCAATGCGCCGGCGGTTTGGCTTTTGAACCGGATCGGGGTTGATTATGCCAGGCAATTTGCCGCGAAATTGGGCGTTCGCCTATCCGAAGAAGACGCTCATCTAGCCATCGGGCTGGGCGGGCTTCACGAGGGCGTTTCCCCCCTTCAAATCGCGCAGGCTTATAATGTGTTTGCCAACCATGGCCGCTATAATGAAGCGCACGCCATTCGGTCAATTAAAGACCGGAAGGGTCGAATTATCTATGCCAGCAAGCCGGCCAATCGAGAAGCGATGTCTGCGCAAGCCGCAAGCCAAATGACGGACATGCTGACCGGTGTCGTCGAGCATGGAACCGGACGGAACGCGAAGCTCGGGAGGCCTGTCGCCGGAAAAACAGGTACAACGCAAACAGGCATCAAAGGTGCCCCTGCGCAAGCAAGCCGCGACATCTGGTTCGCAGGCTACACGGGTCAGCTGACCGCCGCGGTTTGGATCGGGTTTGACCGAACGTCGAAGACGGACTACATGATCGGCAACAGCAGCATCGCCGCGCGCATGTTCGCAGCCATCATGAAACAAATTACGTAA
- a CDS encoding response regulator transcription factor gives MHSKTILLVDDEPEILELIRIYLKNEGFTLRVAHDGKEALTLLAQERIDLIVMDIMMPEMDGLESCIKIRETSDIPIIFLSARGQDLDKIHGLTIGADDYVTKPFSPLELVARIKSHLRRYSRHTAAEPMSQDEIVVDDLVINVSTHVVTVDDRQVKLTPREFAILALLARNRGFVFSMEHIYERIWKANAIDSNNTVMVHIRKIREKIEQNPRTPKYIQTVWGVGYKIDN, from the coding sequence ATGCACAGCAAAACGATCCTGCTCGTCGACGACGAGCCGGAAATATTAGAGCTCATTCGCATTTACTTGAAGAACGAAGGGTTCACGCTGCGCGTGGCGCATGACGGTAAGGAAGCGCTGACGCTGCTTGCCCAAGAGCGAATCGATCTGATTGTCATGGATATCATGATGCCGGAAATGGACGGGCTTGAAAGCTGCATCAAAATTCGGGAAACCAGCGATATTCCGATCATTTTTCTATCCGCGCGAGGGCAGGACTTGGATAAAATCCACGGCCTCACGATCGGTGCCGATGACTACGTCACCAAGCCATTTAGTCCGCTGGAGCTTGTAGCGCGCATTAAATCGCATTTAAGGCGTTATAGCCGGCATACCGCCGCCGAACCGATGAGTCAGGACGAAATCGTCGTGGATGATTTGGTCATCAATGTCTCGACGCATGTCGTCACCGTGGATGATCGGCAGGTCAAGCTCACGCCCCGGGAGTTTGCGATTCTCGCGCTGCTCGCCCGCAATCGCGGCTTCGTGTTCAGCATGGAGCATATTTATGAGCGGATCTGGAAAGCGAACGCGATCGATTCGAACAACACGGTCATGGTGCATATCCGTAAAATCCGCGAAAAAATCGAGCAAAATCCACGTACGCCGAAGTATATCCAAACCGTATGGGGCGTCGGGTATAAGATCGACAACTAA
- a CDS encoding sensor histidine kinase, which produces MKRSFVHSLFWKFIFTFIASILSVSAVLWIGYYLAALLLSFNPSSSSIFTMLLRWFINQIGSLPLMTVTGVILFLAFFFLYSRSMITYIEEITGGLKEMAHGNLAYKIPVKSFDELGVMAEHINVMASRLKQSIDEERDAVKAKNDLITGVSHDLRTPLTSIIGFLEYIETDRYKDELESRYYVNIAYEKSLKLKKLIDDLFDYTKLTSGELPPALEKLDLANFLRQLMEEYVPLLEQAGMVCRIEAPAGTLLIEADSAELVRAFENLVTNAIRYAKEGQYLDILVAQADGQVEVIFRNYGQPIPPSDLPYLFERFYRADKSRTNVTGGGSGLGLAITKSIIERQNGAIRVASTGRCTEFVTVFPLAGKKEASPHHLT; this is translated from the coding sequence TTGAAACGAAGCTTTGTGCATTCCCTGTTCTGGAAATTTATTTTCACCTTTATTGCCAGCATCCTTTCCGTCAGCGCCGTACTCTGGATCGGTTATTATTTGGCGGCACTGCTGCTCTCGTTCAATCCGTCCTCCTCTTCCATTTTCACGATGCTGCTGCGCTGGTTTATAAACCAAATCGGCTCGCTGCCGCTTATGACGGTTACCGGGGTCATCTTGTTTCTCGCGTTTTTCTTCCTGTACTCGCGGAGCATGATTACGTATATCGAAGAAATTACCGGCGGTTTGAAAGAAATGGCCCATGGCAATCTCGCCTACAAAATCCCCGTCAAATCTTTCGATGAACTGGGGGTCATGGCCGAGCATATCAACGTAATGGCTTCGAGGCTTAAACAATCGATCGATGAGGAACGGGATGCCGTCAAAGCGAAGAACGACCTGATAACCGGCGTATCCCACGACTTGCGAACGCCTCTCACTTCGATCATTGGATTTCTGGAATATATCGAGACGGATCGCTATAAGGACGAGCTGGAATCCCGCTATTACGTAAATATCGCCTACGAAAAATCGTTAAAGCTAAAAAAGCTGATCGACGACTTGTTCGATTATACGAAGCTGACAAGCGGCGAGCTTCCGCCGGCGTTGGAGAAGCTTGATCTGGCCAACTTTCTCCGGCAGCTGATGGAAGAATATGTGCCTTTGCTCGAACAAGCAGGCATGGTCTGCCGAATCGAGGCTCCCGCCGGCACGTTGTTGATTGAAGCGGATTCGGCCGAGCTGGTCCGGGCGTTCGAGAACCTGGTTACGAATGCGATCCGGTACGCGAAAGAGGGACAATACCTCGATATTCTTGTTGCGCAGGCCGATGGGCAAGTGGAGGTCATCTTCCGTAACTACGGCCAACCGATCCCGCCTTCGGATCTCCCCTATTTGTTCGAACGCTTCTATCGCGCGGATAAATCGAGAACGAACGTAACGGGCGGCGGCAGCGGGCTTGGGCTGGCGATTACAAAGAGCATCATCGAGCGGCAAAATGGCGCCATTCGAGTCGCGAGCACGGGCAGGTGTACGGAGTTCGTGACGGTCTTTCCTCTGGCAGGCAAAAAAGAGGCTTCCCCTCATCACCTGACGTGA
- a CDS encoding YutD-like domain-containing protein: MIHISGRTYNLIHENRNGWNFEAFRERYSEVLERYDYVFGDWGYNQLRLKGFFRDNHPKATRDTTFSSMTDYINEYCNFGCAYFVLERLPGGSRSGEDGELNDDHDGEAYETPDGVDAYVTASRAVAAGQASEAPAAEHQQVKFMPRHERDQRREQQRSNNRKEAAAKEAEREHAREGRKPQGKEHGKPGRQQHERPERGERHDRGERNERPERGERHDRGERNERPERGERHDRGERHERPERGERNERGGEHRADRERSERPERNRNKRNQHFNQKAPVAATSEHPNPQQQQQRHKENKQH; this comes from the coding sequence TTGATCCATATCAGCGGCAGAACCTACAATTTAATTCATGAGAACAGAAACGGCTGGAATTTTGAAGCATTTCGCGAGCGGTACAGCGAAGTATTGGAACGTTACGATTACGTGTTCGGTGATTGGGGATATAATCAGCTTCGGCTCAAGGGATTCTTTCGCGATAACCACCCGAAGGCGACGCGCGACACGACGTTCTCTTCGATGACGGATTATATTAACGAGTACTGCAACTTCGGCTGCGCCTACTTCGTGCTCGAGCGGCTGCCCGGCGGCTCCCGTTCGGGCGAGGACGGCGAGCTGAACGACGATCACGACGGCGAAGCATACGAGACGCCTGACGGCGTGGATGCTTATGTAACCGCATCCCGCGCGGTGGCGGCCGGTCAAGCGAGCGAAGCGCCTGCCGCGGAGCATCAGCAGGTGAAGTTCATGCCGCGCCACGAGCGGGACCAGCGCAGAGAGCAGCAGCGCAGCAACAACCGCAAGGAAGCGGCGGCGAAGGAAGCCGAGCGCGAACACGCGCGCGAAGGCCGCAAGCCGCAGGGCAAGGAGCACGGCAAGCCGGGGCGGCAGCAGCACGAGCGTCCGGAGCGCGGCGAACGCCATGACCGCGGCGAACGGAACGAGCGTCCGGAGCGCGGCGAGCGCCACGACCGCGGCGAGCGGAACGAGCGTCCGGAGCGCGGCGAGCGCCATGACCGCGGCGAGCGGCATGAGCGTCCGGAACGCGGCGAACGCAACGAGCGCGGGGGCGAGCACCGGGCCGATCGCGAGCGATCCGAGCGTCCGGAGCGGAACCGCAACAAGCGGAATCAGCATTTTAACCAGAAGGCGCCTGTCGCGGCTACCTCGGAGCATCCGAATCCGCAGCAGCAGCAGCAGCGCCATAAAGAGAATAAGCAGCATTAA
- the lipA gene encoding lipoyl synthase — translation MKTKLTERAPKPDWLRIKLTTGGNYAEIKDMMRTKTLHTVCEEARCPNIYECWANRTATFMILGDICTRACRFCAVKTGMPTELDLQEPERVAEAAEQMGLRHCVVTSVARDDLADGGAMIFVETIKAIRKKLPLCSVEVLIPDFMGNWDALQAVMDAEPDILNHNIETVARLSNRVRAKAKYARSMELLKRAKEMKPNIPTKSSIMLGVGEEWDEILQAMDDLRAVDCNILTLGQYLQPSPSHLPIHRYVHPDEFKQLKEEGLQRGFSHVESAPLVRSSYHAHEQVKSAAAADTASL, via the coding sequence ATGAAGACAAAGCTTACCGAACGGGCGCCTAAGCCCGATTGGCTTCGAATAAAATTAACGACCGGCGGCAATTACGCCGAAATCAAAGACATGATGCGCACCAAAACGCTGCATACCGTTTGCGAGGAAGCGCGCTGTCCGAATATTTACGAATGCTGGGCGAACCGCACGGCAACGTTCATGATTCTCGGCGACATTTGCACGCGGGCTTGCCGCTTCTGCGCGGTGAAGACCGGCATGCCGACCGAGCTGGACTTGCAGGAGCCGGAACGCGTAGCGGAAGCCGCGGAGCAAATGGGTCTTAGACATTGCGTCGTTACCTCGGTTGCGCGCGACGATTTGGCCGACGGCGGCGCGATGATCTTCGTCGAGACGATCAAAGCGATCCGCAAGAAGCTGCCGCTGTGCAGCGTCGAAGTGCTGATTCCGGATTTCATGGGCAACTGGGACGCGCTGCAAGCCGTCATGGATGCCGAGCCGGACATTTTGAACCATAATATTGAAACCGTTGCACGGCTTTCGAACCGCGTTCGCGCCAAGGCGAAATACGCCCGCTCGATGGAGCTGCTCAAGCGCGCCAAAGAAATGAAGCCGAATATCCCGACGAAATCGAGCATTATGCTCGGCGTCGGCGAGGAATGGGACGAAATTTTGCAGGCGATGGACGATTTGCGCGCGGTGGATTGCAATATTTTGACGCTCGGTCAGTATTTGCAGCCTTCGCCAAGCCATTTGCCGATTCATCGTTATGTCCATCCGGACGAATTTAAGCAACTCAAAGAAGAAGGGTTGCAACGCGGCTTCAGCCACGTGGAATCCGCGCCGCTCGTACGCAGCTCGTATCATGCGCATGAGCAGGTGAAGTCCGCTGCGGCGGCAGACACCGCATCCCTGTGA
- a CDS encoding M23 family metallopeptidase, whose protein sequence is MAALAVAGLLQCAPAYADAKGSAPKDDSFAKRRVLYDEISIVTGIPWYRLAAVDQYERTITKAKPKTRSQLGQYISVFMTDSDWAGALNPDSDDESPASIRWFSGLGVDGDGDGRAVRTNDTDLLYSVANRVMQYGTEEDDFSIGLWQYYHNTRSVQRIRQFARLYETFGKLDLFEHAFPVPIGTNYSYKGTWGTRRSWGGYRIHEGTDIFANHGVPVRSTCYGIIEVKGWNPYGGWRLGIRDLNNYYHYYAHLSGYDKTLAVGSIVKPGQVVGWVGSSGYGKPGTSGKFPPHLHYGIYRDRGLVEWSFDPYPSLKQWERDERRRMRKK, encoded by the coding sequence TTGGCGGCGTTGGCGGTGGCGGGGCTTCTGCAATGCGCCCCGGCCTACGCGGATGCGAAAGGCTCGGCGCCGAAGGACGACAGCTTCGCCAAACGAAGAGTTCTATACGATGAAATAAGCATTGTCACCGGCATTCCTTGGTACCGTCTTGCGGCCGTCGACCAGTATGAAAGGACGATCACCAAAGCCAAACCCAAAACCCGTTCGCAGCTGGGACAGTACATCAGCGTATTTATGACGGACAGCGACTGGGCCGGCGCGTTGAATCCCGACAGCGACGACGAGTCGCCCGCTTCCATCCGCTGGTTCAGCGGATTAGGCGTGGACGGCGACGGCGACGGGCGCGCGGTACGCACGAATGACACAGATTTACTGTATTCTGTCGCCAATCGCGTTATGCAATATGGCACGGAAGAGGATGATTTTTCCATCGGGCTGTGGCAGTACTACCATAATACAAGGTCGGTACAGCGTATCCGCCAGTTTGCCCGCCTCTATGAAACGTTCGGAAAGCTGGACTTGTTCGAGCATGCGTTTCCCGTTCCGATCGGAACCAATTACTCCTACAAGGGAACATGGGGTACGCGCCGCAGCTGGGGAGGCTATCGGATTCATGAAGGAACCGATATTTTCGCCAATCATGGCGTGCCTGTGCGAAGCACCTGCTACGGCATTATCGAGGTGAAAGGCTGGAACCCGTATGGGGGCTGGCGCCTTGGTATTCGCGACCTCAATAATTACTATCATTATTATGCGCATCTGTCTGGCTATGACAAGACGTTAGCCGTCGGCAGCATCGTAAAACCCGGTCAAGTCGTCGGCTGGGTAGGCAGCTCCGGCTATGGCAAGCCCGGCACCTCGGGTAAATTCCCGCCGCATCTGCATTACGGGATCTACCGCGACCGCGGCTTGGTGGAGTGGTCCTTCGACCCGTACCCTTCCTTAAAACAGTGGGAACGGGACGAACGCCGCCGGATGCGCAAAAAGTAA
- the yunB gene encoding sporulation protein YunB, protein MRKWGRRGWRSSGRRRRTPGKRMSRRKLLLLIMFLFILFFSQTFIFVERNLQGPLMAVAKVRVKQVATQAINKAITEQVAGQSNADKLIDWKTNASGKVSGFMLNYAEHMRITSETIGTVQTTLNKMGDIPERIPLGQALGSAIIASFGPRIPVKFEPIGAVKVDLNTRQKDAGINMILVEVYMHIVAEVSIIIPFDTQPELVETEIPISYLLVVGDVPMYYYDNKGNPVGDSAPGAPNISLPMEQGKSGVTTPTEDHNGDENAGGEGVTEETEPAPEPNSEAGGE, encoded by the coding sequence ATGCGCAAATGGGGACGACGGGGCTGGCGAAGCAGCGGCAGGCGGCGCCGAACGCCCGGCAAAAGAATGAGCCGGCGAAAGCTGCTGCTCCTGATCATGTTTCTGTTCATTCTGTTCTTCTCGCAGACCTTCATCTTTGTCGAGCGCAATCTGCAAGGGCCTCTCATGGCAGTCGCCAAGGTGCGCGTCAAGCAGGTGGCCACGCAGGCGATCAATAAAGCGATCACGGAGCAGGTCGCGGGGCAGTCCAACGCGGATAAGCTGATTGATTGGAAGACGAATGCCAGCGGCAAGGTGTCCGGCTTCATGCTCAACTATGCCGAGCATATGCGGATTACGTCGGAGACGATCGGTACGGTGCAGACGACGCTGAACAAGATGGGCGACATTCCGGAGCGGATTCCGCTCGGCCAAGCGCTCGGCAGCGCGATTATCGCTTCCTTCGGCCCGCGCATTCCGGTCAAGTTCGAGCCGATCGGCGCCGTAAAGGTCGATCTGAATACGAGGCAGAAGGATGCCGGCATTAATATGATTCTCGTCGAGGTCTATATGCACATCGTGGCGGAGGTTTCGATTATTATCCCGTTCGATACGCAGCCGGAGCTGGTCGAAACGGAAATTCCGATCTCGTATCTGCTCGTTGTCGGCGACGTGCCGATGTATTATTACGACAATAAAGGCAACCCGGTCGGCGATTCGGCGCCCGGCGCCCCGAATATTTCGCTGCCGATGGAGCAAGGAAAAAGCGGCGTAACGACGCCGACGGAGGATCATAACGGCGATGAGAATGCCGGAGGCGAAGGCGTTACCGAGGAAACGGAGCCCGCGCCCGAGCCAAACTCCGAAGCAGGCGGGGAATAA
- a CDS encoding ATP-dependent helicase: MSATIDFFARKKEELGVVLNEVQKQAVLHTEGALLLLASPGSGKTTTIIMRIGYLIEVKRVHPSRIKAVTFSKASAQDMKERFARFFPEQPAGSVDFSTIHSLAFEVMREHLRRDRKSFQIIEGSVEETEETEDNNEGESVAENNLPLHKKLILRDMYRKVKGDNITEEQMEELTTYISFIKNKLVPEAEWSGVKCDVPDAPLILKEYEAFKRSFGDKLLVDYDDMLVIANRALEQSNELLWKYLNRFDYVLTDESQDTSLVQHAIIEKLVKRHGCICVVADDDQSIYTWRAAEPQYLLDFKKVYPDAAILKMEQNYRSSRNIVSIANRFIKRNRNRYDKNMFTRNPSSRPIQIKSLADYKVQAKYVADKVALIENLREAAVLYRNNSSSISLMNEFDRRGIPFYMKDGDNRFFSHWILEDVLNFMRMAYTDKRPDLLEKIHTKMNGYITKTQMAALARIKNNESVFDNLISHVPLQDYQPKQLIDCKDTFATMRETAPRSAIRTIRYKLGYERALEKMCERLGFRKENLIGILNTLEDIADGLETLEDFANRLKYLEAVMKASKRNKRANAVTFSTLHSAKGLEFERVYMIDLIDGIIPSNDDMKKVEGEVSPEMEEAVRLFYVGMTRAKEQLVLLTYGNRDGEEVKESQFVTAVRYLQQPPGSEQAPVAAAKEGGPGPGPGGQANAARRKSGSPSGGTMAASQRRKAEGTVTITDGAKQFVPPNPNALKSYAGLQPGDRLKHRVFGGGELVALGRDLIEIRFTTGVRKLSAAACLEMGLLELGE, translated from the coding sequence ATGTCAGCTACAATAGATTTTTTTGCACGGAAAAAAGAAGAGCTCGGCGTCGTGCTGAACGAGGTGCAGAAGCAGGCGGTGCTTCACACGGAAGGCGCGCTGCTGCTGCTGGCCTCGCCGGGGTCGGGGAAAACGACGACGATCATTATGCGGATTGGCTATTTGATCGAGGTGAAGCGGGTGCATCCGTCGCGGATCAAGGCCGTCACGTTCAGCAAAGCCTCCGCGCAGGATATGAAGGAACGGTTCGCCCGTTTCTTCCCGGAGCAGCCGGCCGGAAGCGTCGATTTCTCGACGATCCACAGCCTCGCGTTCGAGGTGATGCGCGAGCATCTGCGGCGCGACCGCAAATCGTTTCAAATCATCGAAGGCTCCGTGGAAGAAACGGAAGAGACCGAGGATAACAACGAAGGGGAGTCCGTCGCTGAGAATAACCTGCCTCTGCATAAGAAGCTGATTTTGCGCGACATGTACCGGAAGGTGAAAGGCGACAACATCACGGAGGAGCAGATGGAGGAGCTGACGACCTACATCAGCTTCATCAAGAACAAGCTCGTGCCCGAAGCGGAGTGGAGCGGCGTCAAATGCGACGTTCCGGATGCGCCTCTCATTCTCAAAGAATATGAAGCGTTCAAGCGCTCCTTCGGCGACAAGCTGCTGGTCGACTACGACGATATGCTCGTCATCGCCAACCGGGCGCTGGAGCAGAGCAACGAGCTGCTGTGGAAATACCTGAACAGGTTCGATTACGTGCTGACGGACGAGAGCCAGGATACGTCTCTGGTGCAGCACGCCATCATCGAGAAGCTCGTCAAACGGCACGGCTGCATCTGCGTCGTAGCCGACGACGATCAGAGCATTTACACGTGGCGCGCGGCCGAACCGCAATATTTGCTCGATTTCAAGAAGGTGTACCCGGACGCGGCGATTTTGAAAATGGAACAGAACTACCGCTCCTCCCGGAACATCGTCAGCATCGCAAACCGGTTCATCAAGCGAAACCGCAACCGCTACGATAAAAATATGTTTACGCGCAATCCGAGCAGCCGGCCGATTCAGATCAAGAGCTTGGCCGATTACAAGGTACAGGCCAAATACGTCGCGGACAAGGTGGCCTTGATCGAGAACCTTCGCGAGGCAGCGGTGCTGTACCGCAACAACTCTTCCTCCATTTCGCTGATGAACGAATTCGACCGCCGCGGCATCCCGTTCTATATGAAGGACGGCGACAACCGGTTCTTTTCCCACTGGATTCTCGAGGACGTGCTGAACTTCATGCGAATGGCGTACACGGACAAACGGCCGGATCTGCTGGAGAAAATCCATACGAAAATGAACGGCTACATTACGAAAACGCAAATGGCGGCGCTTGCCCGCATCAAAAACAACGAGTCGGTGTTCGACAATCTCATCAGCCACGTGCCCCTGCAGGACTATCAGCCGAAGCAGCTCATCGACTGCAAGGATACGTTCGCGACGATGCGCGAGACGGCTCCCCGATCGGCGATCCGAACGATCCGGTACAAGCTCGGCTACGAGCGAGCGCTGGAAAAGATGTGCGAGCGGCTTGGCTTCCGCAAGGAAAATCTCATCGGCATATTGAACACGCTCGAAGATATCGCGGACGGTTTGGAAACGCTGGAGGATTTCGCGAACCGGCTCAAATATCTCGAGGCGGTCATGAAGGCGTCCAAGCGCAACAAACGCGCGAACGCGGTCACGTTCTCTACGCTGCACAGCGCGAAGGGGCTGGAGTTCGAGCGCGTCTATATGATCGATCTAATCGATGGCATCATTCCGTCCAACGACGATATGAAGAAGGTCGAAGGCGAAGTTTCGCCGGAGATGGAAGAGGCGGTGCGGCTGTTCTATGTCGGCATGACGCGGGCCAAGGAGCAGCTGGTGCTCCTCACGTACGGAAACCGCGACGGGGAAGAGGTCAAGGAGTCCCAGTTCGTGACGGCCGTTCGTTATTTGCAGCAGCCGCCCGGCAGCGAACAGGCACCGGTTGCCGCGGCCAAAGAGGGCGGCCCAGGTCCAGGCCCCGGCGGGCAGGCAAACGCCGCTCGACGAAAGTCTGGCTCCCCTAGCGGCGGCACAATGGCTGCCTCTCAGCGGCGAAAAGCAGAGGGAACGGTCACGATTACGGATGGAGCGAAGCAGTTCGTTCCGCCGAACCCGAATGCGCTGAAGAGCTACGCTGGCCTGCAGCCGGGCGATCGGCTGAAGCATCGCGTCTTCGGCGGCGGTGAACTGGTCGCCTTGGGGAGAGATCTAATAGAGATCCGCTTCACGACTGGCGTTCGCAAGCTGTCAGCGGCGGCATGCCTGGAGATGGGGCTGCTGGAGCTGGGCGAGTAG
- a CDS encoding ABC transporter ATP-binding protein encodes MTSKSQYLIEATNVKKYFPIKSGLLSRVVGQVKAVDDVSFGIRAGETFGLVGESGCGKSTLARVLLNLKQATGGEIKFDGRNIGGLGSGELRRLREEMQIIFQDPFGSLNPRFLVRDLIGEPLKVHRRMTAQEIDDRVVELMEMVGLDASRRNRYPHEFSGGQRQRIGIARAIALNPKFIVADEAVSALDVSVQSQVLNLMMKLQKELGLTYLFIAHGLNVVRHISDRVGVMYLGQMVEVGPTEELFAKPLHPYTSVLLSAIPKPTAERKEERIILQGDVPSPANPPSGCRFHPRCPYAQERCKTEQPLLRAAADERQVACHYPLS; translated from the coding sequence ATGACGAGCAAGAGCCAGTATCTCATTGAAGCCACCAACGTGAAAAAATATTTTCCGATCAAGAGCGGGCTGCTCAGCCGCGTCGTCGGACAGGTGAAGGCGGTCGACGACGTGTCGTTCGGCATCCGGGCCGGGGAGACGTTCGGACTTGTCGGCGAGTCCGGCTGCGGGAAATCGACGCTGGCGCGCGTGCTGCTCAATCTGAAGCAGGCGACCGGCGGCGAAATCAAATTCGACGGCCGGAACATCGGGGGGCTGGGCAGCGGCGAGCTGCGCCGGCTTCGCGAGGAAATGCAAATTATATTCCAGGATCCGTTCGGCTCCTTGAATCCGCGGTTCCTTGTGCGGGATCTGATCGGTGAGCCGCTCAAGGTTCACCGCCGGATGACGGCCCAAGAAATCGATGACCGCGTCGTGGAGCTGATGGAGATGGTCGGCTTGGACGCATCCCGCCGAAATCGGTACCCGCATGAGTTTTCCGGCGGCCAGCGGCAGCGGATCGGGATTGCACGGGCAATCGCGCTGAACCCGAAGTTCATCGTGGCCGATGAGGCGGTGTCGGCGCTCGACGTCTCCGTGCAGTCGCAGGTGCTCAACCTGATGATGAAGCTGCAGAAGGAGCTGGGGCTCACCTACCTGTTCATCGCGCACGGCCTCAACGTCGTTCGGCATATTTCCGACCGCGTCGGGGTGATGTACCTGGGCCAGATGGTCGAGGTCGGGCCGACGGAGGAGCTGTTCGCGAAGCCGCTGCATCCGTATACGTCGGTGCTGCTATCGGCGATTCCGAAGCCGACGGCGGAGCGCAAGGAGGAGCGGATTATTTTGCAGGGTGATGTTCCATCCCCGGCTAATCCGCCATCGGGCTGCCGGTTCCACCCGCGCTGCCCCTACGCGCAGGAACGGTGCAAGACCGAACAGCCGCTGCTCCGCGCGGCAGCGGACGAGCGGCAGGTTGCTTGCCATTATCCGCTAAGCTAG